CACAGTGGCAAAAATTCCTTTTTCTATCAGAATATAATAATTTGGGAACGTGAATTTACGGAAGAGCTTATTTTCAGTCAGCAAGTAGCTAAAATATAAATATGACCAGCAATCTATCACTCACTTGGTTTATAAAATACGGGTTACCTGTCGCAGTTTTCTTACTAATAGCGTTGAGTATTCAAGCTGGCCCAGTGACGCATCGCCCAGAATACGATTTATTGATCTTAGTTGGTATCGGTTGCAGCATTATTCTATTCTGGATGACCTATCAGGATCATGTAGCAAAAATTAGATTAGGCTCTCAGACCATTACTATCATTCACCAAGGTGGGGAAGAGTCAATAGCTTGGTCAGAGATAGAAAGTTTACATCAACTACTATTTCTCGATATTCCTGTTTATGAACTAAAGGTCAAAAATAGAGCAGGATATTATCTATTTACTACTCAGCCTCACTATATACACTTTGGGTTTGGCGCGCGGGATTTATCAGGCATGGGTGCTCTCATCAGAAATAAGAAAAAAGAATGGAATTTTTAAAACTTAGTTTGTGTGTAAGTACCTGCTCTTGATAATTCTTGTTAATGCCCCGTTCCTCCAAAAACTACCATCGTCAGTTTTATACCTACCTTAATTCATACGCTCCAGTCAGCCCGCCTTCCTTTGATAAAATACGTCCCTTGCTAAGAGTTAGAAGAGTAGAAGAAAAAGAATATTTGCTACAGATTGGCGAAATTGCGAAGACCCGCTATTTTATCTGCGAAGGCATTATAGTATCAGAATACATTAATGCTAAAGGGAATGTGCATATCAAAAATTTTTTTACCGAGGGTAATCTAGCAGCTTCCACAGTCTCCTTGTTGCAGACCTCTCCTTCCGCTTTTGCCCTCCAGTCGTTAACAGAGGGGGTGGTACTTGCCTTTAATCATGAAGAATATATGCGACTCGTGTACGAAAACAATGATCTGAAAGATTTCTACTTAGCTTATCTGGAGCAGAGCTGGGTCATCAAAAATGAGCAACGGCAAATTGCTTTTGCTACTCAGACAGCAACTGAACGTTACCAAACCTTTCTGAAAGAATATCCTACTCTGGATACCAACGTGCCTCAGTTATACATTGCCTCTTACTTAGGCATCACGCCTACCCAACTGAGCCGTATTCGAAAAAATCTATAAAAATAGAGTGCTATCAACATATGTAAATGCAAAAGCACATTAGCATGGCTAGCTTTGTCCCATGAATACGATTTTTTTATTTGCTTTGGCGTTT
This region of Tunicatimonas pelagia genomic DNA includes:
- a CDS encoding Crp/Fnr family transcriptional regulator, which encodes MPRSSKNYHRQFYTYLNSYAPVSPPSFDKIRPLLRVRRVEEKEYLLQIGEIAKTRYFICEGIIVSEYINAKGNVHIKNFFTEGNLAASTVSLLQTSPSAFALQSLTEGVVLAFNHEEYMRLVYENNDLKDFYLAYLEQSWVIKNEQRQIAFATQTATERYQTFLKEYPTLDTNVPQLYIASYLGITPTQLSRIRKNL